One genomic region from Portunus trituberculatus isolate SZX2019 chromosome 5, ASM1759143v1, whole genome shotgun sequence encodes:
- the LOC123514301 gene encoding LOW QUALITY PROTEIN: protein IWS1 homolog (The sequence of the model RefSeq protein was modified relative to this genomic sequence to represent the inferred CDS: inserted 1 base in 1 codon) — MESAEEDGRSSPSGGEDSDNESMKSVASRASRASRASRTSRTSRASSRASRRSSVSSANASDDEAGRRSGGGSDSEVEERRSVMDSDEEDNSGRQQAEVEEEGGKKDRSPPSSPPTDRPSSPPEDQEKKKVSEEVFGGSDSEGEGGXGGEGSPRSPRSSPRPSPSQSPARSKSGSRSRSRSRSKSGSRSRSRSKSGSRSRSRSKSGSRSRSRSKSGSRSRSRSKSGSRSRSRSKSGSRSRSRSKSGSRSRSRSKSGSRSRSKSGSRSRSRSRSKSGSRSRSRSRSKSRSRSRSGSGSSRSRSRSRSRSKSRSRSRSRSGSRSGSASPARSRSGSSKSRSRSRSRSRSGSRSGSGSPRKRKVLSDSGGSDSDIGKRKKQVKRKKKTSGSGSGSGSGRVSDSEDDAPRQKKMPGKRRKKAMLSGSDSDSSGPERGKKSKGSGGESGGEGPPPGSPVPGDGGAEEGAEGGEKALPQLSDSDDEAIRQQAKNSDEQYFVNDFDMMMAKKKEEGGKLKRRKNNVDIINDNEEHIAIIVKRMRQAAEEDRMLNEKHLPATKKIAMLNLAMSQINKHNLIEGFLDANILSALTDWLAPMPDRSLPAAKIREGVIKWLTQLPPLSQDMLKTSGIGKAVMYLYKHPKELKMNKERCGRLISMWSRPIFNVSDDFKSLSREERLQRDLDLHQASGVTKKDEQQFDESGKPLRPGDPGWCYRARVPLPSVKDYVNRPKWKSEVDLSRGSKKEMNRLEKQMRAFQEKKRMSKARRAVSISIEGRNMAL, encoded by the exons ATGGAGTCAG ctGAGGAAGATGGCCGCTCCAGCCCGTCAGGAGGCGAGGATTCTGACAACGAGTCCATGAAGTCCGTTGCCTCCCGTGCATCTCGTGCCTCCCGTGCTTCCCGTACCTCTCGTACCTCCCGTGCCTCCTCCAGGGCCTCCCGTCGCTCCAGTGTCAGCAGCGCCAATGCCAGTGATGATGAGGCTGGCCGACG GTCAGGGGGTGGCAGTgacagtgaggtggaggagcGACGGTCGGTGATGGACAGTGATGAGGAGGACAATAGCGGAAGACAgcaggcggaggtggaggaggaggggggaaagaaAGACCGCAGCcccccctcctcacctcccacggatcgcccctcctcccccccagaagaccaggagaagaagaaggtttcTGAGGAGGTTTTTGGGGGCTCAGATTcagaaggggaggggg aaggaggcgAAGGTAGCCCAAGGTCGCCAAGGTCATCCCCACGTCCCTCCCCATCCCAAAGTCCCGCTAGGTCAAAGTCCGGGTCACGTTCAAGGTCAAGGTCGAGGTCGAAATCTGGATCACGTTCAAGATCAAGGTCAAAATCTGGGTCACGTTCTAGGTCAAGATCAAAGTCCGGGTCACGCTCAAGGTCAAGGTCAAAATCCGGGTCAAGATCAAGGTCGAGGTCAAAATCCGGGTCAAGATCAAGGTCGAGGTCAAAGTCTGGGTCAAGATCAAGGTCAAGGTCAAAGTCTGGGTCAAGATCAAGGTCAAGGTCGAAATCCGGGTCAAGATCAAGGTCGAAATCTGGGTCAAGATCAAGGTCGAGGTCAAGGTCGAAGTCTGGGTCAAGGTCAAGGTCACGATCAAGATCCAAGTCACGTTCCAGGTCAAGGTCAGGGTCTGGAAGTTCCCGCAGCAGGTCAAGATCAAGGTCAAGGTCCAAGTCAAGATCAAGGTCAAGAAGCCGGTCGGGGTCACGGAGCGGGTCAGCCAGCCCGGCCAG GTCACGCAGCGGCAGCAGTAAATCACGCTCAAGGTCAAGGTCGAGGTCAAGGTCGGGGTCAAGGTCAGGCAGCGGGTCGCCACGGAAACGCAAAGTGCTGTCGGATTCGGGTGGATCAGATTCGGATATTGGAAAACGGAAGAAG caggtgaagaggaagaagaagaccagtGGCAGTGGGTCTGGGAGTGGATCTGGGAGAGTGAGCGATTCAGAGGATGATGCGCCCAGACAGAAGAAGATGcctgggaaaaggaggaagaaggcaatGTTGAGTGGTAGTGATAGCGACAGCAGTGGGccagag AGAGGCAAGAAGAGCAAGGGCAGTGGAGGGGAGTCAGGCGGGGAGGGGCCACCACCAGGGAGCCCCGTGCCTGGCGATGGGGGTGCCGAGGAGGGAGCGGAGGGGGGTGAGAAA GCTCTCCCGCAGCTCTCCGACAGTGACGACGAGGCAATCAGGCAGCAGGCAAAGAACTCGGACGAACAGTACTTTGTAAACGATTTTGACATGATGATggcgaagaagaaggaagaaggagggaaactgAAGAGGCGCAAAAATAATGTAGATATAATTAACGACAATGAGGAGCATATTGCCATCATCGTTAAGAGg ATGCGGCAGGCAGCAGAGGAGGATCGGATGCTGAATGAGAAACACCTGCCAGCCACTAAGAAGATTGCAATGCTTAACCTGGCCATGAGTCAAATCAACAAGCATAATCTCATTGAAGGCTTCCTGGATGCTAATATCCTCTCCGCCCTCACCGACTGGCTGGCCCCCATGCCGGATCGCTCCCTGCCGGCCGCCAAGATCAGGGAGGGTGTGATCAAGTGGCTGACGCAG CTGCCGCCACTCTCCCAGGACATGCTGAAGACCTCGGGCATTGGGAAGGCCGTCATGTACCTCTATAAGCACCCCAAGGAACTCAAGATGAACAAGGAGCGCTGTGGACGGCTCATCTCAATGTGGTCCCGGCCAATCTTCAATGTCTCTGATGATTTCAAGA GTCTGAGTCGAGAGGAGCGTCTGCAGCGTGACCTTGACCTTCACCAGGCGTCCGGGGTCACCAAGAAGGACGAGCAACAGTTTGATGAGtccgg GAAGCCCCTCAGACCTGGTGACCCTGGCTGGTGCTACCGTGCCCGTGTGCCCCTGCCCTCTGTCAAGGACTATGTCAACAGACCCAAGTGGAAGTCAGAGGTGGATCTTAGCAGG GGTTCCAAGAAGGAGATGAACCGGCTGGAGAAACAGATGAGGGCGTtccaggagaagaagagaatgtcCAAGGCCAGGCGAGCTGTGTCCATCAGTATTGAGGGCCGCAACATGGCACTCTGA
- the LOC123515131 gene encoding uncharacterized protein LOC123515131, producing the protein MMMDLVLRERQSTEEMMWTEENRREMKREEKEEGEKGEKKYPDTFEDTDDENPPDEEGGGGGGGGGGGGERGGLENFGTNERIRKIVNEREIERQEGDEEVGRERGRGRGIGLRHRCFMSQCKERIRGGSHREERERGGGGGGGGMREEEERERVEREHRRIQSESGVEPVRQKQRITRTTNQETPSKHPNETDFTHATHTTLHPLPLPQSYPHPHQHPYHHATPYQYPLLYPQCTYNPPNTLPITGKRKHYTSLTKDYITGLAFLARVDRVARVMVGRSMSIMEVRQCSSPALRLLVPQSEGVAAEGEDKCLQDLHSLQQTISQCSSGGKGIVTPELRIYCRSLLLAVLCPGRHQPRFILVENGVKELEGRAFLDHGASQVKYCWSVASSLCIILERVGWVPSAQ; encoded by the exons ATGATGATGGAccttgtattgagagagagacaaagcacAGAGGAGATGATGTGGACGGAGGAGAATAGGcgagagatgaagagggaagagaaggaggagggagagaaaggagagaagaaataccCAGATACTTTTGAAGACACTGATGATGAAAACCCACctgacgaagaaggaggaggaggaggaggaggaggaggaggaggaggagaaagaggtgggtTAGAAAATTTTGGAAccaatgaaagaataagaaaaatcgttaatgaaagagaaatagaaagacaagaaggagacgaagaagtaggaagagaaagaggaagaggaagaggaataggattaAGACACAGATGCTTCATGTCTCAATgcaaagagagaataagaggaggcaGTCaccgagaagaaagagaaaggggaggaggaggaggaggaggaggaatgagagaagaagaggagagagagagagtggagagagaacaCAGACGAATACAAAGTGAGAGTGGCGTGGAACCAGtgagacaaaaacaaagaataacaagaaccaCGAACCAAGAAACtccatcaaaacaccccaatgAAACTGACTTTACccacgcaacacacaccacactacacccaCTACCCTTACCACAGAgctacccacacccacaccaacacccaTACCACCACGCTACACCTTACCAGTACCCTCTACTCTACCCACAATGCACTTACAACCCGCCAAACACGCTACCAATcacagggaagagaaaacaTTATACATCACTTACGAAAGACTACATAACTGGGCTTGCATTCTTAGCCAGAGTGGACAGAGTTGCAAGGGTGATGGTTGGTAGAAGTATGTCTATTATGGAGGTGCGGCAGTGCTCCTCGCCAGCCCTGCGTCTCCTAGTGCCCCAAAGTGAAGGAGTGGCAGCagaaggagaggataagtgCCTGCAAGACCTTCACAGCCTCCAGCAGACGATATCTCAGTGTTCTAGCGGTGGGAAGGGCATTGTCACTCCGGAGCTCAGAATCTACTGCAGAAGTTTGTT gttaGCAGTTCTGTGTCCGGGGCGCCACCAGCCACGCTTCATTCTGGTGGAGAACGGCGTGAAAGAGCTGGAGGGGCGCGCCTTCCTAGATCATGGCGCCAGTCAg GTCAAATACTGCTGGAGTGTTGCCTCGTCTCTCTGTATCATTCTGGAACGTGTAG gttgggTTCCCTCCGCGCAATGA